From one Sorangium aterium genomic stretch:
- a CDS encoding ammonium transporter: MNEINASDTTWLLVSSAMVLLMTPALALFYGGMVRTKNTLSTFMHSFFAMGIVTLAWVTLGYSMAFAESKGGFIGGFDYAFLNGVGTEPRVGTTVPHLLFMAFQMMFAIITPALISGAYAERIKFSSYVVFTLLWSLLVYSPICHWVWNPGGWLLARGALDFAGGTVVHLASGASALVIAIVIGKRKGYPTRKIVPHNLTMTLLGAGLLWFGWFGFNGGSSLAANGLASVAFVNTHIAAAIAALAWALIEAVRFGKPSLLGVASGLVAGLVAITPAAGFVGPMASVAIGLAAGAVCYGAVMLKGKLGYDDSLDAFGIHGVGGLLGALLTGVFASKVWNSAGQDGLIKGNSALLTEQAIAAAVAAAYAGVVTFVLVKGISAVMGFRVDEEVEDEGLDGALHGEEAYSLGEGGAHAVESEPPAARPAAAPVLVRESA, from the coding sequence GTGAACGAAATCAACGCCTCGGACACCACCTGGCTCCTGGTCTCGTCGGCAATGGTTCTGCTGATGACGCCAGCGCTGGCCCTGTTTTACGGGGGCATGGTCCGAACGAAGAACACGCTCAGCACATTCATGCACAGCTTTTTCGCCATGGGGATCGTGACCCTGGCGTGGGTAACGCTCGGGTACTCGATGGCGTTCGCCGAATCCAAGGGCGGGTTCATTGGCGGCTTCGACTACGCGTTCCTGAACGGCGTTGGCACCGAGCCGCGCGTCGGGACGACGGTGCCTCACCTCCTGTTCATGGCGTTCCAGATGATGTTTGCCATCATCACGCCGGCGCTGATCTCGGGCGCCTATGCGGAGCGCATCAAGTTCTCGTCGTATGTGGTGTTCACGCTGCTCTGGTCGCTCCTCGTCTACAGCCCGATCTGCCACTGGGTCTGGAACCCGGGCGGGTGGCTCCTCGCGCGCGGCGCGCTCGACTTCGCCGGCGGCACCGTCGTTCACCTCGCCTCGGGCGCGAGCGCGCTCGTGATCGCGATCGTGATCGGCAAGCGCAAGGGGTACCCGACGCGCAAGATCGTGCCGCACAACCTCACCATGACGCTGCTCGGCGCCGGCCTCCTGTGGTTCGGCTGGTTCGGCTTCAACGGCGGCTCCTCGCTCGCGGCGAACGGGCTCGCCTCCGTGGCGTTCGTGAACACGCACATCGCCGCGGCGATCGCGGCGCTCGCGTGGGCCCTCATCGAGGCCGTGCGCTTCGGCAAGCCGTCGCTCCTCGGCGTCGCGTCGGGGCTCGTCGCGGGCCTCGTCGCCATCACCCCGGCGGCGGGCTTCGTCGGGCCGATGGCGTCTGTCGCGATCGGGCTCGCCGCGGGCGCCGTGTGCTACGGCGCCGTGATGCTGAAGGGCAAGCTGGGTTATGACGACAGCCTGGACGCGTTCGGCATCCACGGCGTGGGCGGGCTGCTCGGCGCGCTGCTCACCGGCGTGTTCGCCTCCAAGGTGTGGAATTCGGCCGGCCAGGATGGCCTCATCAAGGGCAACTCGGCGCTGCTCACCGAGCAGGCGATCGCGGCCGCGGTCGCGGCGGCTTACGCTGGGGTGGTCACCTTCGTGCTCGTGAAGGGGATCAGCGCGGTGATGGGCTTCCGGGTCGACGAGGAGGTCGAAGACGAGGGCCTCGACGGCGCCCTCCACGGCGAGGAGGCCTACTCGCTCGGCGAGGGCGGCGCTCACGCCGTCGAGAGCGAGCCCCCGGCCGCCAGGCCGGCGGCGGCGCCGGTCCTCGTGCGCGAAAGCGCCTGA
- a CDS encoding 4-alpha-glucanotransferase: MSSPSAENQSQSTPSPSGPASGARRRTAGVTVPLFSLRSDRSWGIGEIGDLPEFAAWMRTAGLRLVQLLPLGEVSGGETSPYMALSAFGIDPMFISLSAVPELPEERLGEALGDDLGALDRARSSARVDYDLVRRVKRRALRFAFDVFEREHHAKQTPRAAELAEFVKRQSDWLPDYAQFRAFKDAFEGVAWWDWPEAIRERRPEALESLRRERARDILYYEYVQWLAHAQWEAARADLRGKGVEIMGDLPFMVARDSADVWAHQGEFRHDMTVGAPPDQFDTEGQRWGLPPYFWARMRENDFAWLRRRCRYTGLLYDRFRIDHLVGFYRTYIFPEQGQTAPEGERPRATFDPAEEPEQREHGDRVVRAMLAGAAETGAQLVAEDLGAVPGWVRESLSELEVPGYKVLIWEKDDVVFRDPAEYPALSVACFGTHDTDSVVVWWESRDDRERAGVLDLPQLAPRRQELGPQFTKETHRALLDLILGSKSELVLLLLQDVLATRDRINVPGTVGPQNWSLRLPAPPSALDRDPEVRAALDRVRESVEASGRG; the protein is encoded by the coding sequence ATGTCTTCCCCCTCTGCTGAAAATCAGTCCCAGAGCACGCCGTCCCCTTCCGGTCCCGCTTCCGGCGCGCGCCGCCGCACTGCCGGCGTGACGGTGCCGCTCTTCTCCCTGCGCAGCGATCGCTCGTGGGGCATCGGTGAAATCGGCGATCTCCCCGAGTTCGCCGCGTGGATGCGCACCGCGGGCCTGCGCCTCGTGCAGCTCTTGCCGCTCGGCGAGGTGTCGGGGGGCGAGACGTCGCCGTACATGGCGCTCTCCGCGTTCGGGATCGATCCGATGTTCATCTCGCTGTCCGCCGTCCCCGAGCTCCCCGAGGAGCGGCTCGGCGAGGCGCTCGGGGACGACCTCGGGGCGCTCGATCGGGCGCGGAGCAGCGCGCGCGTCGACTACGATCTCGTCCGCCGCGTGAAGCGGCGGGCGCTGCGCTTCGCCTTCGACGTGTTCGAGCGCGAGCACCACGCGAAGCAGACGCCGCGCGCGGCCGAGCTGGCCGAGTTCGTGAAGCGGCAGTCGGACTGGCTGCCCGACTACGCGCAGTTCCGCGCGTTCAAGGACGCCTTCGAAGGCGTCGCGTGGTGGGACTGGCCCGAGGCGATCCGCGAGCGCAGGCCGGAGGCGCTCGAGTCGCTGCGGCGCGAGCGCGCGCGGGACATCCTCTATTACGAGTACGTCCAGTGGCTCGCGCACGCGCAGTGGGAGGCGGCGCGCGCGGATCTCCGGGGCAAGGGCGTCGAGATCATGGGGGATCTCCCGTTCATGGTGGCGCGCGACAGCGCCGACGTGTGGGCGCACCAGGGCGAGTTTCGGCACGACATGACGGTCGGCGCGCCGCCCGACCAGTTCGACACGGAGGGGCAGCGGTGGGGGCTCCCGCCGTACTTCTGGGCCCGGATGCGCGAGAACGACTTCGCGTGGCTCCGGCGGCGCTGCCGCTACACCGGGCTGCTCTACGACCGGTTCCGCATCGATCACCTGGTCGGCTTCTACCGGACGTACATCTTCCCGGAGCAAGGGCAGACGGCCCCGGAGGGCGAGCGGCCCAGGGCGACCTTCGATCCCGCGGAGGAGCCGGAGCAGCGCGAGCACGGCGATCGGGTCGTGCGGGCGATGCTGGCGGGGGCGGCGGAGACCGGGGCGCAGCTCGTGGCGGAGGATCTCGGCGCGGTGCCGGGGTGGGTCCGGGAGTCGCTCTCGGAGCTCGAGGTGCCCGGCTACAAGGTGCTGATCTGGGAGAAGGACGACGTCGTGTTCCGCGATCCGGCGGAGTATCCGGCGCTCTCGGTGGCCTGCTTCGGGACGCACGACACCGACTCGGTGGTGGTGTGGTGGGAGTCGCGGGACGACCGGGAGCGCGCCGGGGTCCTCGATCTGCCGCAGCTCGCGCCGCGCCGGCAAGAGCTCGGCCCGCAGTTCACGAAGGAGACCCACCGCGCGCTGCTCGACCTGATCCTCGGCTCGAAGAGCGAGCTCGTGCTGCTGCTCCTCCAGGACGTCCTCGCCACGCGCGATCGGATCAACGTCCCGGGGACCGTGGGGCCGCAGAACTGGTCGCTCCGGCTGCCGGCGCCGCCGTCTGCGCTCGATCGGGATCCCGAGGTGCGGGCCGCGCTCGATCGGGTGCGCGAGAGCGTCGAGGCCAGCGGGCGCGGATAA
- the glgX gene encoding glycogen debranching protein GlgX has translation MTRRIWPGTPTPLGAVFDGEGVNFTLFSQSATKVELCLFEAVDDVVERERIELPERTAHVFHGYVPGLKPGQLYGYRVHGPYDPRSGQRFNPAKLLVDPYAYALASEPNWKAPLFAYDRGGHPEGGAGRPKEAGRDGAAPEKGEGGRKTASDRRAAEARGKDSTPPPPPAPLDDLEICHRDSAWGAPKSVVVDHRFAWDGDRPPATRWQDTILYEVHVKGFTQRHPGIPANLRGTYAGLASEAAIAHFKKLGVTALELLPVHEMASEREIWERGLVNYWGYNTLAYLAPAGRYSSSGRLGQQVTEFKAMVKALHAAGIEVILDVVYNHTAEGNHLGPTLSLKGIDNWTYYRLVPHNPRYYMDFTGCGNTVNTRHYQTLQLVMDSLRYWVTEMHVDGFRFDLASALARGHHDFDRLSSFFDIIHQDPVLSRTKLIAEPWDVGEGGYQVANFPVLWTEWNDRYRDSVRRFWKGDLLAADLGYRLTGSSDLYASSGRRPYASINFVTAHDGFTLNDLVSYNEKHNEANGEGNRDGTNNNHSYNHGVEGPSSDPAVVELRERQKRNLLATLLLSQGVPMINAGDEIGKTQLGNNNAYCQDNELSWHDWDLDERRKQLFEFTCRLIALRRSQPVLRRRMFFSGGYVHGSGLKDIVWFRPDGAEMTPEDWTHPNARAIGYLLGGDALSALGTRGEPISGDTLLVLINANHSPLEFVLPAIEFGERWEVLIDTRTAGEPARTVPARAGGERYLLVDRSVAVLRLLERKEKKKVKRVKAQRA, from the coding sequence ATGACCAGACGCATATGGCCCGGCACGCCCACCCCACTCGGCGCCGTCTTTGACGGCGAGGGCGTCAACTTCACGCTGTTCTCCCAGTCCGCCACCAAGGTCGAGCTCTGCCTCTTCGAGGCCGTCGACGATGTCGTGGAGCGCGAGCGCATCGAGCTCCCCGAGCGGACGGCCCACGTCTTCCATGGCTACGTGCCGGGGCTCAAGCCCGGCCAGCTCTACGGCTACCGCGTGCACGGGCCCTACGACCCGCGCTCCGGGCAGCGCTTCAACCCGGCGAAGCTCCTCGTCGATCCGTACGCGTACGCGCTCGCCAGCGAGCCGAACTGGAAGGCGCCGCTCTTCGCGTACGACCGCGGGGGGCACCCCGAGGGCGGCGCCGGCCGGCCCAAGGAGGCGGGCCGGGACGGCGCGGCACCCGAGAAGGGCGAGGGCGGGCGCAAGACGGCGAGCGATCGCCGCGCCGCCGAGGCGCGCGGGAAGGACTCCACGCCGCCGCCCCCGCCGGCCCCGCTCGACGACCTGGAGATCTGCCACCGCGACAGCGCCTGGGGCGCGCCGAAGTCCGTCGTCGTCGACCACCGCTTCGCGTGGGACGGCGACCGGCCGCCGGCGACGCGCTGGCAGGACACGATCCTCTACGAGGTCCACGTCAAGGGCTTCACCCAGCGGCACCCGGGCATCCCGGCGAACCTGCGCGGCACCTACGCCGGGCTCGCCTCCGAGGCGGCGATCGCCCACTTCAAGAAGCTCGGCGTGACGGCGCTCGAGCTGCTCCCCGTGCACGAGATGGCGAGCGAGCGCGAGATCTGGGAGCGCGGGCTCGTCAACTACTGGGGTTACAACACGCTCGCGTACCTCGCGCCCGCGGGCCGCTATTCGTCGAGCGGGCGGCTCGGTCAGCAGGTGACCGAGTTCAAGGCGATGGTGAAGGCGCTCCACGCCGCCGGCATCGAGGTGATCCTCGACGTCGTGTACAACCACACCGCGGAGGGGAACCACCTCGGCCCGACGCTCTCGCTGAAGGGGATCGACAACTGGACCTACTACCGGCTCGTGCCGCACAACCCGCGCTACTACATGGACTTCACGGGCTGCGGGAACACGGTGAACACGCGTCATTACCAGACGCTGCAGCTGGTGATGGACAGCCTGCGGTACTGGGTGACCGAGATGCACGTCGACGGCTTCCGCTTCGATCTCGCGTCGGCGCTCGCCCGCGGTCACCATGACTTCGATCGCCTGAGCTCGTTCTTCGACATCATCCACCAGGATCCGGTCCTCTCGCGCACGAAGCTCATCGCGGAGCCGTGGGACGTGGGCGAGGGTGGCTATCAGGTCGCCAACTTCCCGGTCCTCTGGACGGAGTGGAACGACCGTTACCGCGACTCGGTGCGCCGCTTCTGGAAGGGGGATCTGCTGGCGGCCGACCTCGGGTATCGGCTCACCGGGTCGAGCGATCTGTATGCGTCGAGCGGGCGCCGCCCTTACGCGAGCATCAATTTCGTGACGGCGCACGACGGCTTCACGCTGAACGATCTCGTCTCGTACAACGAGAAGCACAACGAGGCGAACGGCGAGGGCAACCGGGACGGCACGAACAACAACCACAGCTACAACCACGGCGTCGAGGGCCCTTCCAGCGACCCCGCTGTCGTCGAGCTGCGCGAGCGCCAGAAGCGCAATCTCCTCGCGACGCTCCTCCTCTCGCAGGGGGTGCCGATGATCAACGCCGGCGACGAGATCGGAAAGACGCAGCTCGGCAACAACAACGCCTACTGCCAGGACAACGAGCTCTCCTGGCACGACTGGGACCTCGACGAGCGGCGGAAGCAGCTCTTCGAGTTCACCTGCCGCCTCATCGCCCTGCGCCGGAGCCAGCCTGTGCTGCGCCGGCGGATGTTCTTCTCGGGCGGTTACGTGCACGGGAGCGGGCTCAAGGACATCGTGTGGTTCCGCCCCGACGGCGCCGAGATGACGCCGGAGGACTGGACCCACCCGAACGCGCGGGCGATCGGCTATCTGCTCGGGGGCGACGCCCTCTCGGCGCTCGGGACGCGCGGCGAGCCGATCTCCGGCGATACGCTGCTCGTGCTCATCAACGCGAACCACTCGCCGCTGGAGTTCGTGCTGCCCGCGATCGAGTTCGGCGAGCGGTGGGAGGTGCTCATCGACACCCGCACCGCCGGGGAGCCGGCGCGTACGGTGCCTGCGAGGGCAGGGGGAGAGCGCTACCTGCTCGTCGACCGGTCCGTGGCGGTGCTGCGGCTCCTGGAGCGCAAGGAGAAGAAGAAGGTCAAGCGGGTGAAGGCGCAGCGGGCGTAG
- a CDS encoding serine/threonine-protein kinase, which yields MDASTGPGNGGGTKITGVLQPPSLGRPPDSSARDAARDATTLGGQPAPLGPPAPGGAGRDEARAALLPGRVVAGRYRLVHPLGQGAMGEVWCAHDSVRRFDVALKFLVLPRQNLAIDAMERFRFEAQVAAQLGRKTDFIVTVHDAGEDAEAGPYLVMEYVRGRSLRQLIHERGPVPAAELAALLRQIGEALSVAHGLGIVHRDIKPSNILLREGRDGRLRAKVADFGIAKWIRQDLAADFPRQTAEGVVLGTPGYLSPEHTCDGHADPQLDMWALAVVAHVALTGQQPFAGRTIADVLSSILAGARPPLSTLCPGAPPELETWFARAFALDPAERFPSISPMISAFVAAVGASEAATAPAPAAPARRTRLHLAAAGLVVALGLGLSLTTALPAQRLEAAAGLRAMSGEVLAASRGALVAQAPAAPRAGTTSTVPAAVPATAPSPVPAPPEPAPISAAARPVSMSPASTARSAAARPVSAPPVPAPRPTAARPGRASGAPVSTGKAPSRKRTTDAGTGKSAIF from the coding sequence ATGGACGCATCGACCGGTCCGGGAAACGGTGGCGGCACGAAGATCACCGGCGTGCTGCAGCCGCCCTCCCTGGGTCGACCGCCCGATTCCTCGGCGAGAGACGCCGCGCGCGACGCCACGACGCTGGGCGGGCAGCCTGCGCCGCTCGGTCCTCCAGCTCCGGGCGGCGCAGGGCGGGACGAGGCGCGCGCCGCGCTCCTTCCGGGCCGCGTCGTGGCGGGGCGGTACCGGCTCGTGCATCCGCTCGGCCAGGGCGCGATGGGCGAGGTGTGGTGCGCGCACGACAGCGTCCGGCGCTTCGATGTTGCGCTCAAGTTCCTGGTGCTCCCGCGCCAGAACCTGGCCATCGACGCGATGGAGCGCTTCCGCTTCGAGGCGCAGGTCGCGGCCCAGCTCGGGCGGAAGACCGACTTCATCGTCACCGTGCACGACGCCGGCGAGGACGCCGAGGCAGGCCCGTACCTCGTCATGGAGTACGTGCGCGGCCGGTCCCTCCGGCAGCTGATCCACGAGCGCGGGCCGGTGCCCGCGGCCGAGCTGGCCGCGCTCCTCCGTCAGATCGGAGAGGCGCTCTCGGTGGCGCACGGCCTCGGGATCGTGCACCGCGACATCAAGCCGTCGAACATCCTGCTCCGCGAGGGGCGCGACGGGCGCCTGCGGGCCAAGGTCGCCGACTTCGGGATCGCCAAGTGGATCCGCCAGGATCTGGCGGCCGACTTCCCCCGCCAGACCGCGGAGGGCGTGGTGCTGGGCACGCCGGGCTACCTCAGCCCGGAGCACACGTGCGACGGGCACGCGGATCCGCAGCTCGACATGTGGGCCCTCGCCGTGGTCGCGCACGTGGCGCTCACCGGCCAGCAGCCGTTCGCCGGCCGCACCATCGCCGATGTGCTCTCCTCTATCCTCGCGGGCGCGCGCCCCCCGCTGTCGACGCTGTGCCCCGGCGCGCCGCCGGAGCTGGAGACGTGGTTCGCGCGCGCGTTCGCGCTCGATCCGGCGGAGCGATTCCCCTCGATCTCGCCGATGATCTCCGCCTTCGTTGCCGCGGTCGGCGCTTCGGAGGCGGCGACCGCGCCCGCGCCCGCCGCGCCGGCGCGGCGGACCCGGCTGCACCTCGCTGCGGCTGGCCTCGTCGTGGCGCTCGGGCTGGGGCTCTCGCTCACCACCGCGCTGCCCGCGCAGCGCCTGGAAGCCGCCGCCGGGCTGCGGGCGATGAGCGGCGAGGTGCTCGCCGCCAGCCGCGGCGCTCTCGTGGCGCAGGCGCCCGCGGCGCCCCGGGCGGGCACGACCTCGACGGTTCCCGCGGCCGTGCCCGCGACAGCGCCGTCCCCCGTGCCGGCGCCTCCGGAGCCTGCACCGATTTCAGCCGCGGCGCGCCCCGTCTCGATGTCTCCGGCGTCCACGGCGCGGTCAGCGGCGGCGCGCCCCGTCTCGGCTCCTCCTGTGCCCGCGCCGCGGCCGACCGCGGCGCGCCCCGGACGCGCGTCCGGCGCGCCGGTGAGCACCGGCAAGGCGCCCTCACGAAAGCGGACGACCGACGCAGGCACGGGGAAGAGCGCGATCTTCTGA
- a CDS encoding winged helix-turn-helix transcriptional regulator, with the protein MTGLRSYGDPCGIARALDLVGERWALLIVRELLLGPKRFTDLRDGLAGASPNVLSQRLRELEGGGVVRRHKVGAPTYELTDWGRELHPLLVQLGRWGARSPVRPAGALSVDALMIALEATFVAGEAADLRATYELRLGEERFSIEVDRATITITRGAPRTPDAVIATDPATLRAVVFGDHKLADAPVELQGDRRIARTFFRLFARPRSTPGSAPAG; encoded by the coding sequence ATGACCGGTCTGAGAAGCTACGGGGATCCCTGCGGCATCGCGCGAGCGCTCGATCTCGTCGGCGAGCGGTGGGCGCTCCTCATCGTGCGTGAGCTCCTGCTCGGTCCGAAGCGGTTCACGGACCTCCGCGACGGCCTGGCCGGCGCGAGCCCCAACGTGCTGTCGCAGCGCCTCCGCGAGCTCGAGGGCGGCGGCGTCGTGCGGCGGCACAAGGTCGGCGCGCCGACCTACGAGCTCACGGACTGGGGCCGCGAGCTCCATCCGCTGCTCGTGCAGCTCGGCCGCTGGGGCGCGCGATCGCCCGTCCGGCCCGCGGGCGCCTTGAGCGTCGATGCGCTGATGATCGCGCTCGAGGCGACGTTCGTCGCGGGCGAGGCCGCCGATCTCCGCGCGACCTACGAGCTAAGGCTCGGCGAAGAGCGGTTCTCGATCGAGGTCGATCGCGCGACCATCACCATCACGCGAGGCGCTCCGCGCACGCCTGACGCCGTGATCGCGACCGACCCCGCCACGTTGCGGGCGGTCGTCTTCGGGGATCACAAGCTCGCGGACGCGCCGGTAGAGCTCCAGGGCGACAGGCGCATCGCTCGAACGTTCTTCCGCCTCTTCGCTCGGCCACGGTCGACCCCTGGCAGCGCGCCCGCTGGATGA
- a CDS encoding dihydrofolate reductase family protein: MRKLTVFNQISLDGYFSDGHGDMSWAHKADAEWRAFTAENARGGGELVFGRVTYELMASFWPTRAALEAAPAVAERMNSLPKVVFSRTLDSVSWNNTRLIKGDLATEVRKLKAEPGPNMVVMGSGSIVSQLTDARLVDEYQIVVNALVLGSGRTLFEGVKERADLRLKKTRSFSNGNVVLWYEATV, encoded by the coding sequence ATGCGCAAGCTCACCGTCTTCAACCAGATCTCGCTGGACGGCTATTTCTCGGACGGCCACGGCGACATGAGCTGGGCACATAAAGCGGACGCGGAGTGGCGCGCGTTCACCGCGGAGAACGCGCGCGGCGGAGGAGAGCTCGTGTTCGGGCGGGTCACCTACGAGCTCATGGCGAGCTTCTGGCCCACCCGCGCGGCGCTCGAGGCGGCCCCCGCCGTCGCCGAGCGGATGAACAGCCTGCCGAAGGTGGTCTTCTCCAGGACCCTCGACAGCGTGTCATGGAACAACACGCGGCTCATCAAGGGCGATCTCGCGACAGAGGTGCGCAAGCTGAAGGCGGAGCCCGGGCCGAACATGGTCGTGATGGGGAGCGGCAGCATCGTCTCCCAGCTGACCGACGCGCGCCTGGTCGACGAGTACCAGATCGTGGTGAACGCGCTCGTCCTCGGCAGCGGAAGGACGCTGTTCGAGGGGGTCAAGGAGAGGGCGGACCTCCGGCTGAAGAAGACGCGCAGCTTCAGCAACGGGAACGTCGTGCTCTGGTACGAAGCGACTGTGTGA
- a CDS encoding glutathione S-transferase family protein, translated as MEPLVLYLGTRTYSTWSLRAWLALKHTGASFTEDVIALYQPGSREALLRRSPSGRVPALRHGDLVLWDSLAICEYVAELFPEARLWPGDRAARALARSVSSEMHSGFTALRNAMSMDLRREIAPIARDAAVDADIDRVTSIWTECRRAHGQKGDYLFGHFTIADAMFAPVVTRFRTYAVPLAGAAAAYAETMWQHPGLAAWVAAAQTESLAG; from the coding sequence ATGGAACCGCTGGTGCTGTATCTTGGTACGAGGACGTATTCGACCTGGTCGCTCCGCGCCTGGCTCGCGCTGAAGCACACCGGCGCTTCGTTCACGGAGGACGTCATCGCCCTTTACCAGCCTGGGTCGCGCGAGGCGCTCCTCCGGCGCTCCCCCTCGGGGCGCGTGCCGGCGCTGCGGCACGGGGACCTCGTCCTCTGGGACTCCCTCGCGATCTGCGAGTATGTCGCCGAGCTCTTCCCCGAGGCGCGGCTGTGGCCGGGCGATCGTGCGGCGCGCGCGCTCGCCCGGTCGGTGTCGAGCGAGATGCACTCCGGGTTCACGGCGCTCCGCAACGCGATGTCCATGGATCTCCGCCGGGAGATCGCCCCGATCGCGCGCGACGCCGCGGTGGACGCGGACATCGACCGTGTGACGTCGATCTGGACCGAGTGCCGGCGGGCCCATGGCCAGAAGGGGGATTACCTCTTCGGGCATTTCACGATCGCCGATGCCATGTTCGCGCCGGTGGTCACGCGCTTCCGCACGTACGCCGTCCCGCTCGCGGGCGCCGCGGCGGCGTACGCCGAGACGATGTGGCAGCACCCTGGCCTCGCGGCGTGGGTCGCGGCTGCACAGACGGAGTCGCTGGCCGGCTAG
- a CDS encoding cyclic peptide export ABC transporter → MKLLAFVAGYSRRILVLAILAGALCGACNTALLVLINEALQRKRGAVMWSFAAVCLLLPFARYHSEILLTRLSQGALFDLRVKICRKILGAPLRQIEEIGPSRALTALTDDVPVITTALMQIPIVCINLVIVVGGLLYMGWMSPVMLASVLALIVLGIVGYQLPMSRATRHFRRAREATEELMKTFRALTRGVKELKLHARRREAFLATSLEGEAGVVQASNLRGMVALTAANGWGQGMVFTIIGVTLFVVPLFQEASAEASIGYALVLLYLMTPMQVLIGALPALSRAGIAVQKVEDLGASLKVEASGAEAGAALPERWKRLELAGVTHAYRSEGKDDTFTLGPIHLSVRRGELIFLVGGNGSGKTTLAKLIAGLYAPESGQIRLDGEAITDRNRQAYRELFSVVFFDFHLFESLIGLDSPELTQRARGYLSRLQLDHKVSVEGGVLSTTSLSQGQRKRLALLTAYLEDRPVYLFDEWAADQDPVFKDVFYRQILPELRASGKTILVISHDDRYFGLADRVLKMDFGQLVGDAQVTVRSDETYASA, encoded by the coding sequence ATGAAGCTCCTCGCGTTCGTCGCCGGCTACTCCCGGCGGATCCTCGTCCTCGCGATCCTCGCGGGGGCGCTCTGCGGCGCCTGCAACACGGCGCTCCTCGTGCTGATCAACGAGGCGCTGCAGCGCAAGCGCGGCGCGGTGATGTGGAGCTTCGCCGCTGTGTGCCTGCTGCTCCCGTTCGCCCGCTACCACTCGGAGATCCTGCTCACGCGCCTCAGCCAGGGGGCGCTCTTCGATCTCCGGGTGAAGATCTGCCGGAAGATCCTCGGCGCGCCCCTCCGTCAGATCGAGGAGATCGGCCCGTCACGGGCGCTGACCGCGCTCACGGACGACGTCCCCGTGATCACCACCGCGCTGATGCAGATCCCGATCGTCTGCATCAACCTGGTCATCGTGGTCGGAGGCCTGCTCTACATGGGGTGGATGTCTCCTGTCATGCTGGCCTCGGTGCTGGCGCTCATCGTCCTTGGCATCGTTGGGTATCAGCTCCCGATGAGCCGGGCGACACGGCACTTCCGCCGCGCGCGCGAGGCGACCGAGGAGCTGATGAAGACCTTCCGCGCGCTCACGCGCGGCGTGAAGGAGCTGAAGCTCCACGCGCGGCGCCGCGAGGCGTTCCTCGCGACGTCGCTCGAGGGGGAGGCCGGCGTCGTCCAGGCGAGCAACCTGCGCGGCATGGTCGCGCTCACCGCCGCGAACGGGTGGGGACAGGGGATGGTGTTCACCATCATCGGCGTGACGCTCTTCGTCGTGCCGCTCTTCCAGGAGGCGAGCGCCGAGGCGTCGATCGGCTACGCCCTCGTCCTCCTCTACCTGATGACGCCCATGCAGGTCCTCATCGGCGCGCTCCCGGCCCTGAGCCGGGCGGGCATCGCCGTGCAGAAGGTCGAGGACCTCGGCGCGAGCCTCAAGGTCGAGGCGAGCGGGGCAGAGGCAGGGGCCGCGCTCCCCGAGAGGTGGAAGCGGCTGGAGCTCGCCGGGGTCACGCACGCCTACAGGTCCGAGGGAAAGGACGACACCTTCACGCTGGGCCCCATCCACCTCAGCGTGCGGCGCGGCGAGCTGATCTTCCTCGTCGGCGGCAACGGCAGCGGCAAGACGACCCTCGCGAAGCTGATCGCGGGCCTTTACGCGCCCGAGTCGGGCCAGATCCGGCTCGACGGCGAGGCGATCACCGACCGGAACCGGCAGGCTTACCGGGAGCTCTTCTCGGTGGTGTTCTTCGATTTCCACCTGTTCGAGAGCCTGATCGGGCTCGACTCTCCCGAGCTCACCCAGCGCGCGCGGGGTTACCTCTCTCGCCTGCAGCTCGATCACAAGGTGTCTGTCGAGGGGGGCGTCCTCTCCACGACGTCGCTGTCGCAGGGGCAGAGAAAGCGCCTCGCGCTGCTCACGGCTTACCTGGAAGACCGGCCGGTCTACCTGTTCGACGAGTGGGCGGCGGACCAGGATCCGGTGTTCAAGGACGTCTTCTACCGCCAGATCCTCCCGGAGCTCCGGGCCAGCGGCAAGACGATCCTCGTCATCAGCCACGACGACAGGTACTTCGGGCTGGCGGATCGCGTCCTCAAGATGGACTTCGGCCAGCTCGTGGGCGACGCCCAGGTTACCGTGAGATCGGACGAGACATACGCCAGCGCCTGA